From the genome of Psychrobacter sp. M13:
CCAATCAGCTATTAGGCCGTGATTATATGATCACAGGGGCCGTAGTACATGGCGATCAGATCGGTCGTACTATGGACTTTCCGACCGCTAATATTGATTTGGCACGCATTAAGCCTGCGCTGCATGGTATTTTTGCCGTCGATGTCGTGGCACTTGATGATGATGGTCAAGTGATAGCTAATGGGTTTGATTCATTAGCGGTTGATGGCAAACAGGGAATTACAGGTTTGCGTGCGCATAGCTTATTTGGTACGGCTAATATTGGCACTAGACCTTCGGTAGATAAACCCCATGAATGGCGTCTAGAAGTGCATTTCCCGCAGCTGCAAGCCGATCTTTATGGCAAAACCCTACAAGTGCGCTTTTTGCACTTTTTACATGGTGAACGTCATTATGATGGTCTGCAAGCCCTAAAATCAGGTATTCATAATGATGTGGCGGATCTATTAGCTTGGCGAGAACAACAGCTTGATTAGAAATTTTGAGATTATCATCTTAAGACTGATTAAACTTAAAAACCCATGACATTTGCGGCCATGGGTTTATTGCATTCAATATAGTTAAATTAATCTAAAACCAATTATGCTGTCGGATGCATACGTACATTCAATTCATCAATGATCTCAACCCATACTGCATCTCTTTTCCACTCTTCTTGCAAGAACATACGCTGCTTGTCACTCCAAATCTTGGCATTGACTAATTCTTCGTCCGCAGATAATTTGTTTGCTTCAATAAAATTATCAATAGCTTCATCTGAGCTATCTAATCCTAGCTGCGCAAATAAATCATTAATACTATAATTCGGCTCACCTAACATAGTGTCTCTCCTTAATGTTGTTATTAACTTTATCGTTTAAATTTTAATCTTTACAAATAAACCTCAATGCTTAAATACTTACTCAGTGTAGCAAGCTGACTTTTAAATGCTGTTATCCATCGTTATTAATTGTGTTAACAACAGGTTTTATACTGCAATGGTAATAATAATTTATAGCACAAAAAAAGCCCTACTATAACTAGTAAGGCTTTTTTCATACGCTATACAATAATCAGCTTATGGCAGCAAATGCGATACAGCATCACGCTCTTCGCTAAGCTCTTGCTCTGTAGCTGCCATCTTCTCTTTTGAGAAGTCAGAAGTTACATCAACGCCTTCAACGATAGACCAGTCACCGTCTTTACAAGTACAAGGGAATGAGTAGATCAAGCCCTTAGCGATACCATATTCGCCGTTTGAGTAGACACCCATAGATACCCAATCATCGCCTTCAGTACCCATTACCCACGTACGTACATGTGCAATAGCAGCGTTAGCAGCAGAAGCTGCAGATGAGGCGCCACGTGCTTTAATGATTGCCGCACCACGTTTTTGTACTTCTGGGATATAAGTGTTTTCGTACCAATCACGATCTACTAAATCTAACGCAGGCTTACCGTTGACTGTACAAGCGGTTAGGTCAGGATACTGAGTCGATGAATGGTTGCCCCAGATGATCATCTTTTTCACATCATTAACGGTGCTTTCAGTCTTTTCAGCTAACTGCGCTATACCGCGGTTATGATCTAAACGAGTCATTGCCGTAAAGTTACGTGGATCTAAATCTGGTGCGTTACGCTGAGCAATAACCGCATTTGTGTTTGCAGGATTACCTACAACTAACACTTTTACATCACGGCTTGCAACGTCATTCAAGGCTTTGCCTTGTGCTGAGAAAATCGCCGCGTTGGCTTCTAATAAGTCTTTACGCTCCATACCTGGGCCACGTGGACGTGAGCCTACTAATAAAGCATATTCGACATCTTTAAATGCAACTTTAGCATCATCAGTCTGAACAATATCTGTCAATAAAGGGAATGCACAGTCTTGTAACTCCATAACCACACCCTTTAGGGCGTCAAGTGCTGGGGTAATTTCAAGCAAATTTAAAATAACTGGCTGATCTTTACCTAGCATCTCACCTGAGGCAATACGGAATAACATTGCATAACTGATATTACCAGCGGCACCGGTCACGGCAACACGTATAGGCTGTTTCATAAAATACTCCCTAATTGATTATTAGATATCTTTTTAAATAGCAACGCTTTCAAATAGCCATTCTCTAAATCAAAATTTCTCACAATGATTTTGGATGACAACTCTTGACCACCCTTTGATGGGCTAATTTACATAACATCAATTGCAAATCGCAGCTAGTGTAGCACCTCAAATGCTGCATCGTCTAGGGACATCATGGGGCTTAATACAGATGATATTGTTACATTTTAATTGTTAACTATTAAAAGTAGTGAAATATATTACCGAGCGCTACTTGCCACCTGAGATTATAAAGTTGCTACCGCAATTATTTACGGGTTGACTACAACTACTAAACTGGCTGCCCTCATAGCAAATATGTACATCAGTCAATATAGGCTGGCGACGATTGCCATCTTGGCAAATCAAATCGATACTTGATGATGACATTCCACTATTAAGGCGAGTCATCTGTCCGATAAAACGAGATTTAGACACTGTATAACTGTTACCAGTATTGAGCTCACTAGGGAGCTTTAAATCACCTGCAAGGCTTACAATTTGACGGAAATAGCTGTTAGCACTAAACGGGCTACAAGCGCCATAGCGTTGCCATGCTTGGCTGCGCACGGCATTATCTGG
Proteins encoded in this window:
- a CDS encoding DUF2789 family protein — protein: MLGEPNYSINDLFAQLGLDSSDEAIDNFIEANKLSADEELVNAKIWSDKQRMFLQEEWKRDAVWVEIIDELNVRMHPTA
- a CDS encoding malate dehydrogenase, with product MKQPIRVAVTGAAGNISYAMLFRIASGEMLGKDQPVILNLLEITPALDALKGVVMELQDCAFPLLTDIVQTDDAKVAFKDVEYALLVGSRPRGPGMERKDLLEANAAIFSAQGKALNDVASRDVKVLVVGNPANTNAVIAQRNAPDLDPRNFTAMTRLDHNRGIAQLAEKTESTVNDVKKMIIWGNHSSTQYPDLTACTVNGKPALDLVDRDWYENTYIPEVQKRGAAIIKARGASSAASAANAAIAHVRTWVMGTEGDDWVSMGVYSNGEYGIAKGLIYSFPCTCKDGDWSIVEGVDVTSDFSKEKMAATEQELSEERDAVSHLLP